From a region of the Paenibacillus lutimineralis genome:
- a CDS encoding DUF7173 family protein produces the protein MDKIVKQYYQLKQQQKEIEQQLSELRGEIINHCNEQGASTLEIGNYKVKIVQQERKEFDDQKLYEALPDPEVWRMLSKADPSKVTSLIKLKVISEESIRNTFSLKNITLLQVDKK, from the coding sequence ATGGATAAAATAGTGAAGCAATACTACCAGCTTAAGCAGCAGCAGAAGGAAATCGAGCAGCAATTGTCGGAATTGCGGGGGGAGATTATTAACCACTGTAATGAACAAGGTGCATCTACGCTGGAGATCGGGAATTACAAAGTGAAGATAGTGCAGCAGGAACGTAAAGAGTTCGACGATCAGAAGCTGTATGAGGCGCTGCCGGACCCCGAAGTATGGCGTATGCTATCTAAAGCAGACCCGTCCAAGGTCACCAGCTTGATCAAGCTGAAGGTGATCTCCGAAGAGAGCATAAGAAATACTTTTTCACTGAAAAATATTACGTTGTTGCAAGTAGATAAGAAATAG
- a CDS encoding copper amine oxidase N-terminal domain-containing protein → MKIKKKVFVASLVACGLLSSAITVGAATGIQKIQAVLNHNITFELDGSSWTPRDPDGKKLSALVYDGSTYVPLRAVSEALGAEVNWNGSAQKIIINSNGGNEGIPYKDGQNNGSSSSSSSSNSGSASTGSNSSSSSGSSSSSSMGSGVFTYKKDFNVNTAKDELAKESIKVIKLYADALKSGNMSELNAYVDAHVAEKDYTKSNALGRQFSKDYLKQMVDSSRDANDKSTLNDYSSALKNLTVSNIQDPETDKRDTSASFTYSFNPEGFNYTGLIKVSFKFVTLSDGTYILSGVSVV, encoded by the coding sequence ATGAAGATTAAAAAGAAAGTTTTTGTCGCATCATTGGTCGCATGTGGTTTATTATCTTCAGCTATTACCGTAGGAGCAGCAACGGGGATTCAGAAGATTCAGGCTGTTCTGAACCATAATATTACGTTTGAACTGGATGGTTCCTCCTGGACACCGCGTGATCCAGATGGCAAGAAGCTGTCGGCTCTCGTGTATGACGGCTCTACATATGTTCCGTTACGCGCCGTTTCCGAAGCGCTTGGTGCAGAAGTGAACTGGAATGGCAGCGCTCAGAAGATCATCATTAATAGCAATGGTGGAAATGAGGGCATCCCATATAAGGATGGGCAGAATAACGGAAGCAGCAGCTCAAGTTCGAGTAGTAATTCAGGATCTGCCAGCACGGGTTCCAACAGTAGTTCCAGCTCAGGCAGTTCATCTTCTAGCAGCATGGGATCTGGCGTATTTACATATAAGAAAGATTTTAATGTGAATACAGCAAAGGATGAGCTGGCAAAGGAATCTATTAAGGTCATTAAATTATATGCAGATGCATTGAAGTCGGGAAATATGAGTGAATTGAACGCCTATGTTGACGCGCATGTAGCGGAGAAGGATTATACCAAGAGCAACGCTCTAGGGAGACAATTTTCAAAGGATTACTTGAAACAGATGGTTGATAGCAGTCGTGATGCTAATGACAAGTCAACACTCAATGATTATAGCAGTGCTTTAAAGAACCTAACTGTGTCTAATATCCAGGACCCAGAAACTGATAAGCGGGATACTTCAGCAAGCTTTACCTATTCCTTTAACCCGGAAGGATTTAATTATACTGGACTAATCAAAGTCTCTTTCAAATTTGTTACCTTGTCAGATGGAACATATATTCTTAGCGGTGTCAGTGTTGTATAA
- a CDS encoding S8 family serine peptidase, whose protein sequence is MKRRVVGSLLSFLLAFTLILPAVGAQEGISPDTGGAKKIISKLDPKAISLDVSSLDQNVTLEKPSKTDTLKSAKRQANGLQIEKIDSLDKAAIQPQNYVPLSDSTERISVIVELQSEPVKVFEASHKNLRIGAAAISHQLQVKIEQDTFKKSATKRLNVDIDREYSEVFNGFALEIAADQVKDLLNISGVKAIYPNNTVYALEEPGGDSTAAPEGSVPFIGSEAFWNQGVKGAGIKVGVIDTGIAHDHPDLADAVDPNNLGYDFVNNDNNPYETTRADYEAEKAQNENTPEYHPVTGRPYWTSHGSHVSGVIAGRGVGHEGQPGITGIAPEAEVHAYKVLGPYGSGSTANVIAGIERAVQEKMDVINLSLGSETNNERSADSVAVNNAMATGTITVVSNGNSGPADATVTDPGTAELVISVGASKPPLVTPILKIVGSDGEYKVDSFDKSQGIENLTGSYLLVDVGLGKPEDYTGKDLSGKIAFIKRGELSFTDKAVNAINAGAAAAIVYNNAPEALESGTLGNADITIPVYALSGTYGNQIKAKLDAEPSLQVNFTTTIEKDIIAGFSSRGPSKPSYAVKPDISAPGIGIRSSVTEYEGWYEAQNGTSMAAPHIAGAAVLLKAKYPNLDQYDIKSLLMNNAVKLSDRNNERYSHMDQGAGRVDLNNVLNAKAVAGVEAKTTAVKDGVEALYHTGSLSYGYINYGESADRKVVVKDVANAASSYSVSTKWYGSSPITLTTSKAVVHVSAGGEESFTVTATVPANAAEQRYEGELILTEAGGHVIQLPIAVYVGEAPVAEVVTNLELNPNIFSPNGDTHSDTSTIRFTITQFTEYFSLDVFSAEGEWLGTVIETDEDGIEPGTYNVSNWNGSFSAPSGQLVNPSDDLYLLVPFAGSLLDDPVPVESQVTPFIIDTKAPVSKLDDPGIVVDKGNLTATISGQVTDDLLIQLKDIIGLEINDVIGVAAWYDDGDKGQVVDGEIDDTGHFTIQVPISVGDNSFEVYVYDIAGNGLIDPAHIVDYKLTNMVAPAISPVQVQPNEPFSLDVAFDVTDAVYSAKFDLLYSNTFTDVEVTPSTELAEHQAQHNPEAQLTVTNAVYEYDPDLSRHEFSIRLNDVDGYRGTGSLASFGFGGAPAGQYSFKIANLELLDRDGKEIPVEVSDTIELTIKPVQQAELSVSPQSLSIKAGTTGNVSVSYKAPDGSINDVTEKAAYTVSDAEIATVQKGIVSGKKKGSTTIEVTFEGLKATVSVTVTESSSGGGNTGGGSGSGGGGGGGGTPTAPTTPTTPPAKGTVKEAIKAGEPTVLKLEGGLTVTIPAGAITSPEAAFVQGSIASKEDTEALLKGLQLGSIIKAFGVYYDFVVLDKDGKIIENISLSKPVEVSIPLETLQNGDFNGEKINLFKIGDKGELNGRTARLVDGKVVSRLNSFGRYMFMAKNISFIDVSKTKYPWAANEIEVLASKDIVTGTSADQYTPGKQVTRAEFVSLLVRTLELGKVENSGTQFSDVQSGSWFYDAVQAAVSAGWINGYANNTFSPDQSITRTEMAVILSRVLKHLGVTEGVGASLPAYADQAEIQDWARAAVAQVAAIGIMQGRGETRFAGLENTTRAEAAVVVYRIFKGYTK, encoded by the coding sequence TTGAAGAGGAGAGTTGTTGGTAGTTTACTGAGCTTCTTATTAGCCTTCACGCTAATATTGCCAGCAGTAGGAGCGCAGGAAGGTATTTCGCCGGATACGGGCGGAGCCAAGAAGATCATTTCGAAGTTAGATCCGAAGGCCATATCGCTTGATGTGAGCAGCCTGGATCAGAACGTAACGCTGGAGAAGCCGTCTAAGACGGATACGTTGAAATCAGCGAAGCGGCAGGCCAATGGACTGCAAATTGAGAAGATAGACAGTCTTGACAAGGCAGCGATTCAACCACAGAACTATGTTCCCCTCTCAGATAGTACAGAACGCATTTCCGTTATCGTAGAACTACAATCCGAACCGGTGAAGGTTTTTGAAGCGAGTCATAAGAATCTGCGGATCGGTGCGGCTGCTATTTCACATCAACTGCAAGTGAAGATAGAGCAGGATACTTTCAAGAAATCAGCGACTAAACGATTAAATGTGGATATTGATCGTGAATATTCCGAAGTATTCAATGGATTCGCGCTTGAGATTGCTGCGGATCAAGTCAAAGATTTGCTGAATATTTCCGGTGTAAAAGCAATTTATCCGAATAACACAGTATATGCTTTGGAGGAGCCGGGTGGAGATTCCACTGCTGCACCGGAAGGAAGCGTGCCGTTTATCGGCAGTGAAGCTTTCTGGAACCAAGGTGTTAAAGGAGCCGGAATCAAGGTAGGGGTAATTGACACTGGCATTGCCCATGATCATCCTGACCTTGCCGATGCAGTAGACCCTAATAATCTGGGTTATGACTTCGTCAATAATGATAACAATCCTTATGAGACCACACGAGCAGATTATGAGGCTGAAAAAGCACAGAATGAAAATACACCTGAATATCATCCAGTAACGGGTAGACCATACTGGACTTCACACGGCAGTCATGTCTCTGGAGTTATTGCGGGTCGTGGTGTGGGCCATGAAGGACAACCAGGGATTACAGGCATAGCCCCAGAAGCGGAAGTCCACGCTTACAAGGTGCTTGGACCTTATGGCAGCGGTTCAACAGCAAATGTAATTGCGGGCATTGAGCGAGCTGTACAGGAAAAAATGGACGTCATCAACCTGTCACTCGGCTCGGAGACGAATAATGAGAGATCTGCCGATTCAGTAGCTGTGAATAATGCGATGGCTACAGGTACGATTACCGTTGTATCCAACGGCAACAGCGGCCCAGCTGACGCTACAGTAACTGATCCGGGAACGGCCGAACTGGTGATTTCCGTAGGCGCATCGAAGCCTCCGTTAGTGACTCCGATCCTGAAGATCGTTGGCTCAGATGGAGAATACAAAGTGGATTCCTTTGATAAATCCCAAGGTATTGAGAATCTTACAGGTTCATATCTGCTTGTTGATGTGGGCTTGGGCAAGCCTGAGGACTATACAGGAAAAGACTTAAGCGGAAAAATTGCATTTATCAAACGTGGTGAATTGTCATTTACCGATAAAGCAGTGAATGCAATTAATGCAGGGGCTGCCGCAGCAATTGTATACAACAATGCGCCAGAAGCATTGGAAAGCGGTACATTAGGCAATGCCGATATTACAATTCCGGTGTACGCTCTTTCGGGCACATACGGTAATCAAATAAAGGCTAAACTCGATGCTGAACCAAGCTTACAAGTTAATTTCACGACAACCATTGAAAAGGATATTATCGCAGGCTTCAGTTCACGTGGTCCATCCAAACCTTCCTATGCGGTTAAGCCGGACATCTCTGCACCAGGCATTGGTATTCGCTCCAGTGTGACCGAATATGAAGGATGGTATGAAGCACAGAATGGTACAAGCATGGCAGCTCCACATATTGCCGGGGCAGCAGTGTTATTGAAAGCGAAATACCCTAATTTGGATCAGTATGATATTAAGTCACTGCTCATGAACAATGCCGTTAAACTCTCCGACCGCAACAATGAACGATACTCTCATATGGATCAGGGCGCCGGAAGAGTTGATCTGAATAACGTGTTGAATGCGAAAGCAGTCGCTGGGGTAGAGGCGAAGACAACTGCCGTTAAGGATGGAGTTGAAGCTCTCTATCATACAGGTAGCCTCTCCTACGGTTATATTAATTACGGCGAGAGCGCTGACCGTAAGGTGGTAGTGAAGGATGTTGCTAATGCGGCTTCATCCTACTCGGTTAGCACTAAGTGGTATGGATCTTCTCCTATTACATTAACAACATCGAAAGCTGTAGTTCATGTATCTGCAGGCGGCGAGGAGTCCTTTACAGTTACAGCTACCGTTCCGGCTAATGCAGCAGAACAGCGTTATGAAGGTGAACTGATCTTGACAGAAGCAGGCGGCCATGTTATTCAATTGCCGATTGCTGTCTATGTCGGTGAAGCTCCAGTAGCTGAGGTTGTTACTAACTTGGAACTGAACCCGAATATTTTCTCGCCGAATGGCGATACGCATTCCGATACAAGCACTATAAGATTTACGATTACCCAGTTTACTGAATATTTCTCGTTAGATGTATTTTCGGCAGAAGGCGAATGGTTGGGTACTGTCATTGAAACCGACGAGGATGGAATCGAGCCTGGAACTTATAATGTAAGTAATTGGAACGGATCTTTCTCTGCACCATCGGGTCAATTAGTGAATCCGTCGGATGATTTGTATTTATTAGTACCATTTGCAGGCAGCTTATTGGATGATCCTGTTCCTGTCGAGTCTCAAGTTACTCCTTTTATCATCGATACGAAAGCTCCTGTATCTAAGCTGGACGATCCGGGTATTGTCGTTGATAAAGGCAATCTGACTGCAACAATTTCCGGCCAAGTTACGGATGATTTGTTAATCCAACTCAAGGACATCATTGGTCTTGAAATAAATGATGTGATTGGGGTTGCTGCCTGGTACGATGATGGCGATAAAGGGCAAGTAGTTGATGGAGAAATCGATGATACGGGGCACTTTACGATTCAAGTACCGATTTCTGTGGGGGACAACTCCTTTGAGGTTTATGTATACGATATTGCAGGCAACGGGTTGATTGATCCAGCCCATATCGTCGATTATAAACTGACTAACATGGTAGCTCCGGCAATTAGTCCGGTCCAGGTTCAGCCGAATGAGCCATTCTCATTAGATGTAGCATTTGACGTAACCGATGCCGTCTATTCGGCTAAATTTGATCTGTTATACAGCAATACATTTACAGATGTGGAAGTTACACCGAGTACCGAGCTGGCAGAGCATCAGGCCCAGCACAATCCAGAAGCTCAGCTGACCGTTACAAATGCAGTGTATGAATATGATCCTGATTTAAGCAGACACGAGTTTTCGATCCGTTTGAATGATGTTGATGGATATAGAGGAACAGGTTCGTTAGCTTCATTCGGTTTTGGCGGAGCGCCTGCAGGACAGTATTCGTTCAAAATAGCAAATCTGGAACTGCTGGATCGGGATGGCAAAGAAATTCCGGTTGAGGTGAGCGATACAATTGAGCTGACCATTAAGCCTGTTCAACAGGCGGAATTGTCAGTATCACCGCAGTCTCTATCCATCAAGGCAGGTACTACGGGTAATGTATCGGTCTCTTATAAAGCGCCGGACGGTTCGATTAACGACGTAACCGAGAAGGCGGCATATACAGTAAGCGACGCCGAGATCGCAACTGTGCAGAAAGGCATTGTGTCAGGCAAGAAGAAAGGCAGCACTACTATTGAAGTTACTTTTGAAGGTCTGAAGGCGACTGTTTCTGTTACCGTGACCGAGTCGAGCTCTGGTGGTGGAAACACTGGCGGAGGAAGCGGCAGCGGTGGCGGTGGCGGCGGTGGTGGAACACCAACTGCTCCAACAACGCCAACCACCCCTCCAGCAAAAGGTACTGTCAAGGAAGCGATCAAAGCTGGCGAGCCGACAGTTCTGAAGCTTGAAGGCGGTCTGACAGTAACGATTCCGGCGGGTGCGATCACCTCGCCAGAGGCCGCATTTGTGCAAGGAAGTATTGCTTCTAAGGAAGATACAGAGGCTTTATTGAAGGGGCTGCAATTAGGCTCAATAATTAAAGCATTTGGTGTATATTATGACTTCGTAGTCCTTGATAAAGATGGGAAGATTATCGAAAATATCTCCTTAAGCAAGCCGGTAGAAGTTTCAATACCACTGGAGACACTCCAGAACGGCGACTTTAACGGCGAGAAGATCAATCTATTCAAGATTGGGGATAAAGGAGAACTGAACGGTCGTACTGCCCGCCTGGTTGACGGCAAAGTGGTATCCCGTCTGAACAGCTTCGGCCGCTATATGTTCATGGCCAAGAATATCTCCTTTATAGATGTCTCGAAGACGAAGTATCCATGGGCAGCTAATGAAATTGAAGTGCTCGCTTCTAAGGATATCGTTACGGGAACGAGTGCGGATCAGTACACGCCTGGCAAACAGGTGACGCGCGCTGAATTCGTCTCCTTATTAGTAAGAACGCTAGAGCTTGGCAAGGTTGAGAACAGCGGGACTCAGTTCAGCGATGTTCAGTCCGGAAGTTGGTTCTATGACGCAGTTCAGGCCGCAGTATCTGCCGGATGGATCAATGGCTACGCGAATAATACGTTTTCGCCAGATCAGAGTATTACCCGTACCGAAATGGCAGTTATTCTGTCCAGAGTGCTGAAGCACCTGGGAGTAACTGAGGGTGTGGGAGCATCCCTTCCAGCCTATGCTGACCAAGCAGAGATCCAGGATTGGGCCAGGGCTGCAGTTGCCCAGGTAGCTGCAATCGGTATTATGCAAGGTCGAGGCGAGACTCGCTTCGCTGGGCTTGAGAATACGACCCGTGCCGAAGCAGCCGTAGTGGTATATCGTATTTTCAAAGGATACACGAAATAA
- a CDS encoding amidohydrolase codes for MSSTFWLTNARLESGFETEQGVVTGTRTDLFHLLIQDGIIAKIIPSSEVIHDGLPQKDAKQMLILPSFIEKHCHLDKTLLGDRWRAVTPVRSIFERLEIEKKTLPAVETPTLQRAEKLLDIYQRSGVTHVRTHVDIYPEMGLKNLETVKEALITFEGKLTHEIVAFPQHGLFASKDLLREALRQGASFIGGVDPATVDGDIEASLQLMVELAVEGNAGIDLHLHDPDHLGVFTMKRLAQLTKEAGLQGKVSVSHAYALGDITLAQAEAMAEILADAGISIITSVPIDRKFPPVGLLDQKGVSVAVACDNIFDVWSPFGNGDILERAGRLAEVSGWVDERALAKTLSYITGGKTPLNYQGEQVWPRVGDEASLVVATASCSAEAVARRSKRIATMYQGEVVSGEL; via the coding sequence ATGAGTTCAACATTTTGGTTGACGAATGCCCGCCTGGAGAGCGGCTTTGAGACAGAGCAGGGCGTTGTCACGGGTACACGAACAGATCTATTCCACTTATTGATTCAAGACGGGATCATCGCGAAGATTATACCTTCCAGCGAGGTCATCCATGATGGTCTGCCGCAAAAGGATGCTAAGCAGATGCTGATCCTACCTTCCTTCATCGAGAAGCACTGCCATTTGGACAAGACGCTGCTGGGTGACCGGTGGAGAGCTGTTACTCCCGTAAGAAGTATTTTCGAACGACTAGAAATCGAAAAGAAAACCCTCCCTGCAGTGGAAACGCCTACTTTACAACGCGCAGAGAAGCTGCTCGATATTTATCAGAGATCCGGCGTTACTCATGTGCGCACCCATGTCGATATTTACCCAGAAATGGGTCTTAAGAATTTGGAGACGGTGAAGGAAGCTCTGATTACCTTTGAAGGTAAACTAACGCATGAGATCGTCGCCTTCCCGCAGCATGGATTATTTGCATCCAAAGATTTGCTTAGAGAGGCGCTGCGCCAAGGGGCAAGCTTCATCGGCGGGGTGGACCCGGCAACGGTGGACGGAGATATCGAAGCATCGCTACAGCTTATGGTTGAGCTGGCCGTTGAGGGCAATGCCGGAATTGATCTTCATCTGCATGATCCTGATCACTTGGGTGTGTTCACCATGAAGAGACTAGCTCAGTTAACGAAGGAAGCTGGCCTGCAGGGCAAAGTTTCCGTAAGCCATGCCTATGCGCTTGGAGATATTACCCTTGCTCAAGCTGAAGCAATGGCTGAAATTCTAGCGGACGCAGGAATCTCGATTATAACAAGTGTACCTATCGACCGGAAATTCCCACCTGTCGGCCTATTGGATCAGAAGGGCGTATCGGTCGCCGTCGCCTGCGATAACATCTTTGATGTCTGGTCGCCTTTCGGCAATGGGGACATACTGGAACGGGCTGGCCGCTTGGCTGAGGTGTCCGGCTGGGTGGATGAACGCGCATTGGCTAAGACGCTCTCGTATATTACCGGCGGGAAGACCCCGCTTAACTATCAAGGGGAACAGGTCTGGCCGCGAGTTGGGGATGAAGCGAGCCTCGTCGTCGCCACCGCTTCCTGCTCCGCAGAAGCGGTGGCTAGAAGATCGAAGCGGATCGCTACGATGTACCAAGGAGAAGTTGTATCTGGCGAACTGTAA
- a CDS encoding amidohydrolase, producing the protein MADQAYWLTNVRLETGYRCEGGAITGTATDIFHIQIRDGLISAIVPADTPLETQLPKREAHQHLLLPAFRDMHIHLDKTYYGGPWKAPTIPRKGILTRLEEEQELLPRLLPVTEERAGKLLDLLLQSGTTHIRSHCNVDPVIGLKNLEAMLRVAEAYKDKASIEFVAFPQHGLLRSGSVPLVREALRNGASLVGGVDPATLDENIEKSLQAIMELAVEADADIDLHLHDPGHLAIFTYKRLAALIEEAGWQGRVTLSHALALAHIPHEEAAEVAELLAHQGISITSSVPLGRTIPIPLLHEKGVNVSLGDDSITDHWSPFGKGDVLEKAGILAEHFNLSDERSLGQTLKFITGGITPLNETGQQVWPQVGDAANLVLVDASCSAEAVARRARRVAVIHQGNPVTGSL; encoded by the coding sequence ATGGCCGATCAAGCCTATTGGCTTACGAACGTGCGCCTGGAAACTGGATATCGCTGCGAAGGCGGCGCAATTACAGGTACAGCGACCGATATTTTTCACATTCAAATTCGCGATGGACTCATATCGGCAATTGTTCCGGCCGATACTCCGCTGGAAACTCAATTGCCTAAGCGGGAGGCGCATCAGCATCTGTTGCTCCCCGCATTCAGGGATATGCATATTCACCTGGATAAGACGTACTATGGCGGCCCCTGGAAAGCGCCAACGATTCCTAGGAAGGGGATCCTGACCAGACTGGAGGAAGAGCAGGAGCTGCTCCCACGCTTGCTGCCAGTGACAGAGGAACGGGCGGGCAAGCTACTTGACTTGCTGCTTCAATCGGGTACAACGCATATTCGTTCACATTGCAATGTAGATCCTGTCATCGGCCTAAAAAATCTGGAAGCAATGCTTAGAGTAGCAGAGGCTTACAAAGATAAAGCTTCCATCGAATTCGTCGCATTTCCACAGCATGGACTGCTGCGCAGTGGCTCTGTCCCCCTCGTAAGGGAAGCGCTTCGCAATGGAGCCTCCCTCGTAGGCGGCGTCGATCCCGCAACTCTTGATGAGAATATAGAGAAGTCGTTGCAGGCGATCATGGAGCTGGCCGTTGAAGCCGATGCGGATATCGATCTGCATCTGCATGATCCAGGGCATCTCGCCATCTTCACCTATAAACGCCTGGCCGCACTAATCGAAGAAGCGGGTTGGCAGGGAAGAGTGACGCTCAGCCATGCTTTGGCTCTGGCCCACATCCCGCATGAAGAAGCCGCAGAGGTTGCGGAACTGCTTGCGCATCAAGGGATATCCATCACTTCCTCAGTTCCACTAGGAAGGACGATCCCGATCCCTCTTTTACATGAAAAAGGTGTAAATGTCTCGCTTGGCGATGACAGCATCACTGATCACTGGTCCCCGTTCGGGAAGGGCGATGTGCTGGAGAAGGCCGGAATATTGGCGGAACACTTCAATCTGAGCGATGAACGGTCACTGGGACAAACTCTGAAGTTCATTACCGGGGGCATTACCCCACTTAATGAGACAGGACAACAAGTATGGCCGCAAGTCGGCGATGCTGCCAATCTCGTTCTCGTAGATGCCAGCTGTTCCGCAGAAGCAGTTGCACGACGAGCGAGAAGAGTAGCTGTCATCCATCAAGGAAATCCGGTAACCGGTTCACTATAA
- a CDS encoding LysR family transcriptional regulator, whose product MDIRQLRYFIAIVEEGKISAAANRLHMSQPPLSQQLRAMEEELGSRLVERGGKFLEMTEAGKALYKYALQVTQLMEEAKLEVREVGNGVNGRLTIGINTFSVDGLPDILHRFKELYPKVTYKIQQNESSHLCKLVEERIVELAIIRLPLELEHFSVLHLHTEPFYFITSAQRPPYEQEEVSLADIQACPLILPSTEGLGVYYSILESFSRHQLQPNLVGECSDVPLLLDLVTSEFAASIVPETVLRRHPGYPIHAYEITGNGLSTSVGLIWNKHHYLSKAAQNFVDMLRDGIS is encoded by the coding sequence ATGGATATTAGGCAACTACGTTATTTTATTGCGATCGTAGAAGAGGGGAAAATCTCTGCAGCAGCGAATCGGCTTCATATGTCTCAACCGCCGTTAAGTCAACAGCTGAGAGCGATGGAGGAGGAACTTGGCTCACGGTTAGTGGAGAGAGGCGGGAAGTTCCTGGAGATGACAGAGGCGGGCAAGGCGCTATATAAATATGCTCTGCAAGTGACGCAGCTTATGGAAGAGGCCAAGCTGGAAGTGAGGGAGGTAGGCAATGGCGTGAACGGAAGGCTGACGATCGGGATCAATACCTTCTCGGTGGATGGCTTACCGGATATTTTGCACCGTTTTAAAGAGCTGTACCCCAAGGTCACCTATAAAATCCAGCAAAATGAGTCATCTCATCTATGCAAATTAGTGGAGGAGCGTATCGTCGAGCTGGCGATTATCCGCTTGCCGCTGGAGCTGGAGCATTTCTCCGTTCTGCATCTTCATACTGAGCCGTTCTATTTCATTACCTCCGCGCAGCGGCCACCGTATGAACAGGAAGAGGTCTCTCTTGCTGACATTCAAGCTTGTCCGCTTATTCTACCCAGTACCGAAGGGCTGGGTGTGTATTATTCCATCCTGGAGTCCTTCTCCCGGCATCAACTGCAGCCGAATCTCGTTGGGGAATGCTCGGATGTCCCCTTGCTGCTCGATCTGGTGACTTCCGAGTTCGCAGCTTCGATCGTTCCCGAGACTGTTCTTCGCCGTCATCCCGGATATCCGATACATGCCTATGAGATCACTGGCAATGGCCTGTCCACTTCTGTCGGGTTGATCTGGAACAAGCATCATTATTTGTCCAAGGCGGCACAGAACTTCGTTGATATGTTAAGAGACGGAATCTCGTAA